Proteins encoded in a region of the Nicotiana tomentosiformis chromosome 9, ASM39032v3, whole genome shotgun sequence genome:
- the LOC138899231 gene encoding uncharacterized protein has product MERRYIDGLIYKVGEDPPEEVRRGNDRLMIIKLVVRECTLNIVSDYAPHVGLDEEVKRCFWEGLDEIVRKVPPAEKLFIGGDFNGHIGSTASGYGEKRKRSTRGRPRIRWGALTKDKAQALEGRLSALGAWRSSGDASTMWSATTNYIRKATRKVLGVSTGVSGGHKGDW; this is encoded by the exons atggaacgtaggtacattgacgggttAATCTATAAAGTTGGtgaagatcctccagaagaggTTAGACGAgggaatgatagattgatgattattaagttggtggttagagagtgcaccctaaacatcgttagcgactatgcgccgcatgtgggcctagatgaggaggttaaacggtGCTTCTGGGAAGGGTTAGATGAGATAGTGCGCAAGGTTCCGcctgctgagaagctattcataggaggggatttcaatgggcatattgggtcgaccgcaAGTGGTTATGGTGAG aagaggaaaaggtctactcgaggaagaccgagaattaggtggggagccttaactaaggataaagcccaagcatTGGAGGGGCGATTGTCGGCTttgggagcttggaggagcagtggtgacgcgagcactatgtggtcagcgacaaCAAACTATATTAGGAAGGCTACCAGaaaggtgttaggggtctcgacgggcgtaTCTGGTGgacacaaaggagactggtga
- the LOC138899232 gene encoding secreted RxLR effector protein 161-like, whose product MSKVPYVNFVGSLMYAMVCTRPDISHAIRVVSMYIHDPGKENWQAVKWILRKILNVALSTIEVEYMAITEAVKEAIWLQG is encoded by the exons ATGTCAAAAGTACCATATGTGAATttcgttggtagcttgatgtatgcaatggtttgcacAAGACCTGATATTTCACATGCTATCAGAGTTGTAAGCATGTATATCCATGATCCAGGAAAGGAGAATTGGCAAGCTGTAAAATGGATTTTACG gaagATA ttaAATGTTGCTTTGTCTACTATTGAGGTAGAGTACATGGCAATTACAGAGGCTGTAAaagaggcaatttggcttcaagggTAG